Within Plasmodium vinckei vinckei genome assembly, chromosome: PVVCY_12, the genomic segment TAATTTTTGTACAAATTCAAAATCACTTTCTGAACATAAATTAGAAGCTAATctacatttattttcttcgtTTTTCGTCCATGAATTTTcacatattttcatttgtatatttggaataaaataaattttatcgTCACTAGTACAACAATAATTACATGAAGAACTTTTAACACAAGTTGGTACAACCATATCTATTGATCCATCTGCATTAAAATCACCAAAAAGAATTTGATTAGAATTAGCTGGTAACATATAATCTTCTTCAGCTTTTACATAAAGACTTTTACCATCAACAATTTTGTTGATCCATATTTCTAAAAATACTCttttagtattttttttatttataacagTAAAAACTAAATCAGCTTTACAATCACCATTTAAATCTACAATAGCACTTGAATTTGGATTACTGATTTCActtaattcattatattgAAATAATTCAAGACTTTCCCATAAAATACTTTTAAATCCATCTTTACCATCATTTAACCATATAAATCTGGAAAAtgattttgatttatttggtTGTTGAGCTATTAAATCTGGTAGAccatcattatttatatcacaAAGTAATGGATGTAtgtttgtaaaataaaaactttGATCTTCTAAATCTGATATGCTTTCATCGTCTGTTTCTTTTACTTTcgaattaaatttttcttctaattgattattttcattttgaataaatgtagctatatataatttatctttTGAACTATCATCTTTAAATAAGACTAATACATCTAAGGATCCATCAAAATTTAGATCGACAACCATTaaatttactatttttcCTTCTAGTGTTGCTTCTGTAtgatatacaaatttattttcagctgggttaaatatatatacatatatagtaCTAACCACATTTgctttatcatatttaaataaaactaGATCTGTTTTTACATCTGAATTATAATCTCCAAAATCTCCAATTTCGGCATCAATATCTAATCCTAAATCATAGTTTAGTTTATAttctaatttttcttttggtGTTATTGCTTTCCATCTTTCCATAATATTCCAATTATATGCATCGACAACCGATGGTATTGTTTCACCATGATTAGATAttgctatatttttaattaaagtATATAGGAGCGATAATAATAGAAGCTCCAGTATTACAACATATTTTCCGCACTTTATCATTTTGCTAATTCTGTattatgatttattttattatatatattttttttaaacgaAAAAAGTTTATACAAGCACATAGGTGATATAAGCATACAAGTTCTTGATCTTTTGTGTTTTGAAATGGCTGTACTTTTTCaacaatttataatatattctgTATATcagataaaattatatatgtatgagTTGAAAAATAGCACTCGCTGTACATTCaaaagttttattttagcATAACCCTGAAAATAAACTTTGAATATTTCCACCCTTATctaaatttttgttttacaatttaatttcttcttgctaagtatataaaatggtttaaaaaatttagtaCTCTATGTGAAACGAGGcaatgtaatatataaaatgggggtattcataaaaattgctaagaaaatgaaaatttgaATTCAAAAATAAGTGAGAAAAAACgagaaaatataacaatgggaataaaaatataagcggaaattaattcattttacaatatgcaaaaaaaaatgtagccaaaatgaattaatacATTAGAATTGCATATAAAATTCATATTAGTataatcataatattttaaaattgcaaaataaatttctaataaaaaaaataataattaccAATAACgagtaaaataataatatacatatgtatatatactaaagcgttatttatatcatacaCGAGCATGCATGTGTACATTTTAAGGGGAAGAGAATGCCTCTCCATACaaatacatacatatatacatatatatatgtatagttaatgtatttatatatattgtctATACAACATTAGGGTATATCCTTATATTTGAAAAGCATGTTACTTTAtgaagatataaataaaattacttCCAACCAAAGAGGAAATTGAAAAAGAGTAttgggaaaaaaaattcacaatttaatataaaacaacaataataatgatatattattttatataagttataataaaaaatagttacatatatataatatatattttatgtagaatgagtaaaatatatatattatatatggcATAACAATAAGCTAAGgcttgaaaaaaatatataaaagctaaaataaatcattttttaaaaaaaaaattaatatataatttcgaAACATACAAGATATTTCTtgcaataataaaattataaatataacaaaaaagtttaaatatttttaaaaaaaaaagtgggaattatttttatattttgtaaatttatttttaataatgcaTATGTAAATTGGTTTCATATTATgggtaatatttttttactgtGTTTAATaggtaaataaataaattaattttattatatattattattttttttttaagaaatttatatggattaaattttataaataatatttgattaatttatttattttattttgatttttgtgtatttttGGTTTATtactaatatttttttctcacacgtttttttttctctggTACCCTTGAAAAGCTACACTTTGTAGATAGCgccatttttaataacatataagtagcatattatttgaattttccTTTAccttatatattcaaaaaaataagaaaaaaatataataaaaaataagattATTAAAGGTAAAGAGAAGCAAAATGGGTAATTATATCTTCATATGCATATAGTTCAAacatttttgaaataaaaatgtcaTTTTTCTCtctttaaattaaatttcaTCATTGGGTGGCTCGTTAGGactaaataaaaaggtatatataaaacgatacatattaatacaaataaaatataacacGATGTTGTATAAAATGTAGTACACAAGGTATAGTggtaaaatgaaaaaatgtgaTTGATcggtttatatatatatttgactATGTTAGACTTACTTGCACTTTTTATCGAAAGCCCATTTCCTAAGGTTATGATAAGTAGTTGCTCcacaaatattataatgggtttttaaattataataatatggtAATCCACcacataaattattataatctaATTGTTgtaataattcaaaattatatgaattttcatacatttctaattttaaaaattcaatCCCTTCTTCGTccttcaatttttttaataatggtTCCATGCTATTACAATATTCACAATCTTCACTATGGAAAGCTAAAAGATGaggtatttttttttttttaaaattaagaaaaaatagtgaatttattttatttctttttcgaacagttccatttttttcccTCATCACATTCTTGTTATTTGTGGATAGGGTTTTTTCTGATAATATGGTGCTCCAAATTGATGGATTTCTTCTACTTAAACAATTTACTacattgttattttttataaatatataatttagtAAAGTGTTTTGAATAAAAAGAGAGATGATTGCAGCCGTAAAAAGGGGTAGAAAAAACATCCGTCTTAAAACTTTTATTCGagacatatataaatatatgcatgtatttttacatatttttatccgTTTTCACATCCTTCAATTTGCTTTTgctttaatttattatattaaaaacggtataacatatatattccaattttgtatattattcttACATTTCTATAAggtttaattaataaatgtggCTAATGGAACCTCTATTTTTGTCTCTTTTAAAAATCTAGTTGCATAAATCGAATATTCTATATCTACATTCTTATATGTATCCGtgtgtatgcatatatattggaAAGTTGTTTATTTCTAGTTATACAAAggttaaaacaaaaattaaaaaaaaaataagcttAAGGATTTTCGAGCAGTATGCATATTCAATTATTTTCCAATTATCAAATTTAAGtggtaatatattttctttttagcTTTTATTGGGATAGTagtattttaatttatcaatTGTAATTGtggatatatatgaaaatgcaACTTGTTCATACACTTTTATTTACTCCAATTTAGCtacttaaaaatgaaaaatatttagaagatttattaaatgGTGATAGAGATAAGGGGATACAAATTAACaacaatttaataattttaaaaaaaaaataaatagctTTTTTGTAGTGATcataatatagaaaaaaaaagattataaatgaatacaaatttgtttactctcttttcttttatgcatacatatgtaagtggtggaaaaaaatatgaattatatgTCAATGGAATGGTTACGaagatatataataaaaaagaactTTTAAAATGTCCTGagtttttgtaattttgtatttctttgaagcaaaaaaaaaataaaaagaaaattaatatctttttttttatgaagaTATTTACTTATTTGATAATGGCaaaaatagatatataaaaaaagattagaaaaaaaataaaaattataatgttcataataaaatgggaataaaatagtataaaattatggaaaaagaaaaaataaattaactAAAACAAGAGTCCAAAAAAAAGGTGGCATCTTTGGAATCtcatttttgaatattccTGAGTATGGGATAGTGATAAGTGTTGCATGTAGGAAAATACgtgtacatatattacaAAGTTAGAGATAAATACGTAGCagcatatgtatatatattataatatcagTTAAAAATTAAGCGCGATGCAAATATGAGTATAAGAAAAATGACCCAATCTTATTAATTGAATATAATGCACACACGATATTTATAGGAAGTTAAAAAAAGgcaaagaaaataaagatagaACGGGGATGTAAAAATgcatttcctttttttggTGTTCCTGTTTAATGTATTAGTAGAAGGGATAAAGATTAGCAATGGTTTTAAGGGAAATACATTGAGAGGGAATAATttgatattaaaaaggaaTTTAGTAGGAAATAGATTGTGTATGTTCCCAAGTCGAtttagtatatttttttggaaaaagaaatatcaTGAGAGACCTATAgatgaaaaattaagtGTGATTcctgtatatataataactaataataataattcgccatatatatttaatgaacAAGACAGGCAAATATGTTATATGTTTTTGTGTCCAGATGATGCCGAAAATATGTTAAacgaaattataaaaagtaatGGAATGCAAAAtcgaaataatataaagctatataatataaatatgcaaaaagcatatgaattaataaaagaatttatgcatttaaaaaaattagaaaacCAAAATAGtgatgtaaaaaataatattgtttaCTGGAAATTGATACCATCAAAAAGACAAACACAGAATGCTAgtgtttttttatcatatagaaaaaaaagcgAATTAGTATTTCCTGTTTTTTATGTAGATGgattttatgtaaataaagATCGAGCAAATATTGTTCCTTTGTTTTTTGATATAGAAGATTTAAGAGATACgttaaacaaaaaaggagtgaaaaattataaaattaaagtaCTCAATTTCGTTGACTTGATATTCTCGGTAtgctaataaaaattataaattctAAAATAGCTAGCTAtgcatatgtttttttatcattgccttaaattattaag encodes:
- a CDS encoding thioredoxin-like protein, putative → MSRIKVLRRMFFLPLFTAAIISLFIQNTLLNYIFIKNNNVVNCLSRRNPSIWSTILSEKTLSTNNKNVMREKNGTVRKRNKINSLFFLNFKKKKIPHLLAFHSEDCEYCNSMEPLLKKLKDEEGIEFLKLEMYENSYNFELLQQLDYNNLCGGLPYYYNLKTHYNICGATTYHNLRKWAFDKKCNPNEPPNDEI
- a CDS encoding apicoplast TIC22 protein, putative, with the protein product MHFLFLVFLFNVLVEGIKISNGFKGNTLRGNNLILKRNLVGNRLCMFPSRFSIFFWKKKYHERPIDEKLSVIPVYIITNNNNSPYIFNEQDRQICYMFLCPDDAENMLNEIIKSNGMQNRNNIKLYNINMQKAYELIKEFMHLKKLENQNSDVKNNIVYWKLIPSKRQTQNASVFLSYRKKSELVFPVFYVDGFYVNKDRANIVPLFFDIEDLRDTLNKKGVKNYKIKVLNFVDLIFSENHKSFGFVPSSKSLEYLDKLNKLGTRRSYF